The following are encoded in a window of Solidesulfovibrio magneticus RS-1 genomic DNA:
- a CDS encoding DUF6915 family protein — MATFEKHCEASQREFGNPYPEIHRWLDEFHGVEPYMTRHRKLRHHAAGVKQAIEIFGDYAEKVAMQHIIIDLKEEGWTESDRFPLDKFDYESMGLW, encoded by the coding sequence ATGGCTACCTTCGAAAAGCATTGTGAGGCTTCTCAGAGAGAGTTTGGGAATCCATACCCAGAGATACATCGTTGGCTTGATGAATTTCATGGTGTCGAACCCTATATGACCCGGCATCGGAAACTCAGGCACCATGCGGCTGGAGTCAAGCAGGCGATAGAAATTTTTGGAGACTATGCCGAGAAGGTAGCCATGCAGCATATCATCATAGATCTCAAAGAAGAGGGTTGGACAGAATCTGATCGCTTCCCTTTGGACAAATTTGATTATGAAAGTATGGGCTTGTGGTAA